The following are encoded together in the Oreochromis niloticus isolate F11D_XX linkage group LG12, O_niloticus_UMD_NMBU, whole genome shotgun sequence genome:
- the limk2 gene encoding LIM domain kinase 2, producing MEEPGDKCYCVGCRGKIQDSFEMKVLQDTWHNACFKCSVCCDHLTNWYYEKDGKLYCRNHYWEKFGELCHGCSLLMTGPAMVAGEHKYHPECFVCLSCKVVIEDRDTYALVERSKLYCGKCYKQKVLTPMLEKRSYDSVLDSLPHTVTLISMPSAANGKRGLSVSVLRDVNGSASVQVKEVRGMLISPEVRNAIHVGDRILEINGLPVATLMEQEVDDLIHRTSHTLHLLIEYDPVRHRLDRLRLESPGNQLGVPATSRMRMSSPSDTVLERTDVVDDGTLKRRSLRRSNSICKSPGPTSPKDHPFITRDIGRSESLRSSTSCSHRIFRPCDLIHGEVLGKGFFGQAIKVTHKATGEVMVMKELIRCDEETQKTFLKEVKVMRSLDHPHVLKFIGVLYKDKRLNLITEFIEGGTLKDFIRDMDPFPWEQRVSFAKGIASGMAYLHSMSIIHRDLNTHNCLVKLDNTVVVADFGLSRLIVEEKVKPLPEKPTNKKRFRRIDRKKRYTVVGNPYWMAPEMLNGKRYDEKVDIFSFGIVLCEIIGQVYADPECLPRTLDFGLNVGKFVEKFLPEDCPPAFFPLAVACCDLTPDNRPPFQKLEDWFAALSLNQELGIPLPAELEELHQSLSRLYWPKDGSPNQSSDQSLTPVAASPDCSSTTDNGT from the exons ATGGAGGAACCAGGAG ATAAGTGTTACTGTGTGGGCTGTAGAGGAAAAATTCAAGACTCGTTTGAAATGAAAGTCCTCCAGGACACCTGGCACAACGCCTGCTTCAA ATGTTCTGTCTGCTGTGACCACCTGACTAACTGGTACTATGAGAAGGACGGCAAGCTGTACTGTCGCAATCACTACTGGGAAAAGTTTGGAGAGCTCTGTCATGGTTGCTCTCTGCTCATGACCGGACCTGCGATG GTGGCTGGAGAACATAAGTACCATCCTGAGTGTTTTGTTTGCTTGAGCTGCAAGGTGGTCATTGAAGACCGGGACACCTACGCTTTAGTCGAGAGGTCAAAACTATATTG CGGAAAGTGCTACAAGCAGAAGGTTCTCACACCCATGTTGGAAAAACGCTCGTACGACTCGGTCCTGGACTCACTGCCCCACACGGTGACCCTCATCTCGATGCCTTCTGCAGCCAATGGGAAGAGAGGCCTCTCTGTGTCAGTGCTGAGGGATGTCAATGGCTCAGCGAGTGTTCAGGTCAAAGA GGTCAGAGGGATGCTTATTAGTCCAGAGGTTCGAAATGCCATCCATGTTGGAGACAGGATTCTGGAGATCAATGGCCTTCCTGTGGCGACTTTGATGGAGCAGGAG gtggATGATCTTATTCACCGTACCAGTCACACGCTGCACCTTCTAATAGAGTACGACCCAGTCAGGCATCGTTTGGACCGGCTAAGGCTGGAATCACCGGGGAACCAGCTAGGAGTCCCAGCCACCTCCCGCATGCGCATGTCCTCACCATCTGACACGGTGCTGGAGAGAACAGATGTGGTTGATGATGGCACACTGAAAAGGAGGTCTTTGAG GCGCAGTAACAGTATATGCAAGTCACCGGGACCAACTTCTCCTAAAGACCATCCATTTATTACACGAGACATTGGGCGCTCGGAGTCCTTGAGATCCTCCACTAGCTGCTCTCACCGCATTTTTCGGCCATGTGACCTCATACACGGAGAGGTCTTAGGAAAAGGATTTTTTGGACAGGCGATCAAG GTGACTCATAAAGCCACAGGAGAGGTGATGGTGATGAAGGAGCTGATCCGGTGTGATGAGGAGACCCAGAAAACTTTCCTTAAAGAG GTCAAAGTAATGCGAAGCCTTGACCATCCCCACGTTTTGAAGTTTATCGGCGTGCTATACAAAGACAAAAGGCTCAATTTGATTACTGAGTTTATTGAGGGCGGTACGCTGAAGGATTTCATCAGAGACATG GACCCGTTTCCATGGGAGCAGAGGGTGAGCTTTGCGAAGGGTATCgcttctggcatg gcCTACCTCCACTCAATGAGCATCATCCACAGAGACCTAAATACTCACAACTGTCTGGTTAAACTG GACAACACTGTAGTCGTTGCTGATTTCGGACTGTCCCGACTCATAGTAGAAGAGAAAGTTAAACCTCTACCTGAAAAACCTACCAATAAGAAACGTTTTAGACGGATTGATCGAAAGAAGCGGTACACCGTTGTGGGGAATCCTTATTGGATGGCTCCAGAGATGCTAAATG GTAAACGTTACGATGAGAAGGTGGACATTTTCTCTTTTGGAATTGTTCTCTGCGAG ATCATTGGACAAGTCTACGCAGACCCCGAGTGCCTCCCCAGGACTTTGGACTTTGGCCTAAATGTTGGCAAGTTTGTGGAGAAGTTTCTCCCTGAAGACTGCCCACCAGCTTTCTTTCCACTGGCTGTAGCCTGCTGTGACCTCACACCAGACAACCG TCCACCTTTTCAGAAGCTTGAGGACTGGTTTGCAGCTCTGTCACTCAATCAGGAGCTGGGAATCCCCCTGCCTGCCGAACTGGAAGAACTGCATCAGAGCCTGAGTCGACTTTATTGGCCTAAAGACGGCTCTCCAAACCAGAGCTCCGATCAGTCGTTAACCCCAGTGGCAGCCTCTCCAGATTGCTCGAGCACGACAGACAATGGCACTTAG